From a region of the uncultured Methanobrevibacter sp. genome:
- a CDS encoding ion transporter produces MNLFGMPLNKRMVLWFGMHGLIIIDIILITYAMIFSPAEDLALRIMIFDFVVCIILLIEWSYNFYLSSPKSLFLKDRGNWLSLIASIPFDVILPAVIPGVGLLRYLRLLKFLRIIVLFSRFHLGITDFLEKSRLDKIIVAILFTIALFTFLLWLFGPTYGLYDDFYFVMVTLTTVGYGDIIPVTLGEKVISLTLIIVGVFVFSTITAAISSYLTDKLIDDEGINESLEQVKEDMDKLHRENDELKAEIRELKELIEKNK; encoded by the coding sequence ATGAATTTGTTCGGAATGCCACTTAATAAGCGCATGGTCTTATGGTTTGGAATGCATGGTCTGATTATCATAGACATCATTCTAATCACATATGCAATGATATTTTCCCCTGCAGAGGATTTAGCATTGAGGATAATGATTTTTGACTTTGTAGTCTGTATAATCCTTCTTATCGAATGGTCATATAACTTTTATCTTTCCAGTCCGAAATCCTTGTTTTTAAAGGACAGGGGCAATTGGCTGTCACTGATTGCATCGATACCATTTGACGTGATTCTTCCGGCGGTCATACCTGGCGTTGGACTTTTGAGATATCTCAGGCTTTTGAAGTTTTTGCGTATAATCGTTCTTTTCAGCAGGTTCCATCTGGGAATAACTGATTTTCTTGAGAAAAGTAGACTTGACAAGATTATAGTTGCGATTCTTTTTACTATTGCGCTATTCACATTCCTCTTGTGGCTGTTCGGTCCAACCTACGGATTATATGATGATTTTTATTTTGTAATGGTGACCCTTACGACCGTAGGGTATGGAGACATCATTCCAGTAACCCTCGGCGAGAAGGTCATATCACTGACTTTAATCATCGTAGGGGTATTTGTATTTTCAACCATTACTGCGGCCATTTCATCCTATCTCACCGACAAGCTGATTGACGATGAAGGTATAAACGAGTCACTTGAACAGGTTAAAGAGGATATGGATAAGCTTCACAGGGAAAATGATGAGCTTAAAGCTGAAATCCGTGAGCTTAAAGAGTTGATTGAAAAAAATAAGTAG
- a CDS encoding tetratricopeptide repeat protein, protein MKFNVPCELEYEVRNDKVRFSIGDLSTNWMGKDDPFIERIETDNLNKEFMLKHLTCEIKIRNALDEGIALFKAEKYSKAIQKFDEVLFYDPEYGLCLLNKSFCLRAQRHFVKSLRYYKRAIKCDGSLKDIEYNKVLLKEANNERDNFPKLKLNIYVGDESFSKGEYEKAVASYDRALMNPSKFKDKILSKLLNKKATALLRLKDFENAYSCFKESSKVGANDYAVFGMGCCEYELNLDVNAKFKGLLDISKRQMLRQILILNDLGYFRESLEICDFLAERHFRADELYFALTDARNVAILQIDAEKI, encoded by the coding sequence ATGAAGTTCAATGTCCCTTGCGAATTAGAATATGAAGTCAGGAATGATAAGGTAAGATTTTCTATTGGAGATTTATCCACCAACTGGATGGGTAAGGATGACCCGTTTATTGAAAGAATTGAAACTGATAACTTGAATAAGGAGTTCATGCTCAAGCATCTCACCTGTGAAATTAAAATAAGGAATGCCCTTGATGAGGGAATTGCTCTTTTTAAAGCTGAAAAATACTCCAAGGCCATTCAAAAGTTCGATGAGGTATTGTTTTATGATCCCGAATATGGCCTTTGCCTGTTGAATAAGTCATTTTGTTTGAGGGCTCAAAGACATTTTGTAAAGTCATTGAGATACTATAAACGAGCAATAAAATGTGACGGTTCACTTAAAGACATTGAATATAACAAGGTCCTTTTAAAAGAGGCCAATAATGAAAGGGACAACTTCCCAAAGCTTAAGTTAAATATCTATGTCGGCGATGAATCTTTTTCAAAGGGAGAATATGAAAAGGCTGTTGCAAGCTATGACAGGGCGCTGATGAATCCGTCAAAATTCAAGGATAAGATTCTCTCCAAACTCCTGAATAAAAAGGCAACTGCACTTTTAAGGCTAAAAGATTTTGAAAATGCATATTCGTGCTTTAAGGAATCTTCTAAGGTTGGTGCAAATGACTATGCCGTTTTCGGTATGGGCTGCTGTGAATATGAACTGAATCTGGATGTTAATGCTAAATTTAAGGGATTATTGGACATTTCCAAAAGGCAAATGCTAAGACAGATTCTTATTTTGAATGATTTGGGATACTTTAGAGAGTCTTTGGAAATCTGTGATTTTTTAGCCGAAAGGCATTTCAGGGCAGATGAATTGTATTTTGCCTTGACTGATGCTCGTAATGTTGCAATTCTTCAAATAGATGCTGAAAAGATTTAA